One Lacticaseibacillus rhamnosus genomic window carries:
- the lacB gene encoding galactose-6-phosphate isomerase subunit LacB produces the protein MIIAIGNDHIVTMQKIEISNMLKDMGYTVIDEGTYDTHRTHYPIYGKKVAEDVADGRADLGIVMCGTGIGISTAADKNEGIRAAMCDDVTSAVYAREQLNANVLGIGGAVVGVHLIQDIVKAYLDATYKETPENKKLIDKIDNIAKPNPDQKDNPHFFDAELEKWAEGVYHD, from the coding sequence ATGATTATTGCTATTGGTAACGATCACATCGTCACGATGCAAAAGATTGAAATTTCAAACATGTTAAAAGACATGGGTTACACGGTTATTGATGAAGGTACCTATGACACGCATCGTACCCACTATCCGATTTATGGTAAGAAGGTCGCTGAAGATGTTGCTGATGGTCGTGCAGATCTCGGCATCGTGATGTGCGGTACGGGTATCGGTATTTCAACAGCCGCAGATAAAAACGAAGGCATCCGCGCGGCCATGTGTGATGATGTCACCTCAGCCGTCTATGCTCGCGAACAGCTAAACGCTAACGTCTTAGGTATCGGTGGCGCAGTTGTCGGCGTTCACCTCATTCAAGATATTGTCAAAGCTTATCTGGATGCCACCTACAAAGAAACGCCCGAAAATAAAAAGTTGATTGATAAGATCGACAACATCGCGAAACCAAATCCTGATCAAAAAGACAACCCGCATTTCTTTGATGCTGAACTTGAAAAGTGGGCTGAAGGCGTCTATCACGACTAA
- a CDS encoding serine hydrolase domain-containing protein: protein MVTPEVLKDESPLSRSLQTEHYNGAVAVVSPDKELTADAQGFSHIDMKVPFASHTMSGAGTVTQQFFGVLLMQFVEAGTVKLTDRLSKYIPEYQQAEQITLAQLATMQSGIPDYLTLMAAPFKANAPDTLPAERLALQINQHTGQNMDLAKVLAVVDDLPLNFKPGSKTAYSSTNALLLGEVLDRVTNERPLEAILKAQIYDPLNLTNTKLGTAHAFAESYHWIAGNPNVAGKGNENQADRGLVTTVADLEKFAQAVLTGQLLTAASWKTIFKAAEAGYGYGWYKLADGWLGNTGSVLGYTGLLGINQAQKKAVVGLTNVLKPQATMDQFFKRIYTAAVKL from the coding sequence ATGGTAACACCAGAAGTTCTTAAAGATGAATCACCGTTGAGTCGTTCCTTACAAACCGAACACTATAACGGCGCCGTAGCAGTTGTTTCCCCCGATAAAGAATTAACAGCAGACGCGCAGGGGTTTTCCCATATTGACATGAAGGTACCGTTTGCATCCCATACAATGAGCGGTGCCGGAACTGTCACCCAACAGTTCTTCGGTGTTTTACTCATGCAGTTTGTTGAAGCCGGCACCGTCAAGCTGACTGACAGATTGTCTAAGTATATTCCGGAGTATCAACAGGCCGAGCAAATAACCTTAGCGCAACTAGCCACCATGCAAAGCGGAATTCCAGACTATCTAACTTTGATGGCTGCACCATTTAAAGCCAACGCTCCCGACACGCTGCCGGCCGAACGGTTAGCGCTGCAAATCAATCAACATACCGGTCAAAACATGGATTTAGCCAAGGTGCTGGCTGTGGTTGATGATCTCCCCCTGAACTTTAAACCCGGCAGTAAAACCGCGTACAGCAGCACGAACGCACTGCTGTTGGGCGAAGTTCTAGATCGCGTGACGAATGAACGGCCACTTGAGGCGATCTTAAAAGCACAAATCTATGATCCGCTGAACTTAACCAACACAAAACTCGGCACGGCCCACGCATTTGCAGAAAGTTATCATTGGATAGCCGGCAACCCCAATGTGGCTGGTAAAGGTAATGAAAACCAAGCCGATCGCGGACTCGTCACAACGGTCGCCGACTTAGAAAAATTTGCCCAAGCAGTTTTGACAGGTCAACTACTAACCGCGGCCAGTTGGAAGACGATCTTTAAGGCCGCCGAAGCTGGATACGGCTATGGCTGGTACAAGCTGGCAGACGGATGGCTCGGTAACACCGGCAGCGTTCTAGGCTACACTGGCCTGCTGGGCATTAATCAAGCACAAAAGAAAGCTGTTGTCGGTTTGACCAATGTGCTTAAGCCTCAAGCAACTATGGATCAATTCTTTAAGCGAATTTACACTGCTGCCGTTAAACTTTGA
- a CDS encoding HAD family hydrolase — MNTFIFDIDGTLLDNVEGYLYGLQKTLRRHGREIAIEDLTWTNGRAGVDSLKELGFSPAEIPVVHEEWREDSKAFLNHVTWFPNMQKVLTQLSRHYKLGLVTSKDKPQFLEEDKKYLFSPYFETVVVAGEAKRNKPFGDPITLARNRLGGQPDTTVYIGDTPTDAQAAADAKVAFALAGWTTPPSPAVTPRIAVLQQAADLLKLSKLN, encoded by the coding sequence ATGAATACGTTTATCTTTGATATTGACGGCACCTTGCTTGACAACGTTGAAGGTTACCTTTACGGGCTTCAAAAAACTTTACGCCGCCATGGCCGCGAAATCGCCATTGAGGACTTGACTTGGACCAATGGCCGCGCTGGTGTCGATAGTTTAAAAGAGCTAGGCTTCAGTCCAGCAGAAATTCCCGTGGTGCATGAAGAATGGCGGGAAGACTCGAAAGCTTTTCTCAACCATGTCACTTGGTTCCCCAACATGCAAAAAGTCCTAACGCAATTAAGCCGCCACTATAAGCTTGGTCTCGTCACTTCAAAAGACAAACCGCAATTCCTCGAAGAAGATAAGAAGTATCTCTTTAGTCCGTATTTTGAAACAGTGGTTGTCGCCGGTGAAGCCAAACGCAACAAACCCTTTGGCGATCCGATTACCTTAGCACGTAACCGGTTAGGCGGCCAACCTGACACGACGGTTTACATCGGTGATACGCCGACTGACGCCCAAGCCGCAGCCGATGCAAAAGTTGCCTTTGCACTCGCGGGGTGGACAACACCACCATCGCCCGCTGTCACGCCACGCATTGCTGTCCTCCAGCAAGCGGCTGATTTATTAAAACTTTCAAAGCTTAATTAA
- the lacA gene encoding galactose-6-phosphate isomerase subunit LacA, with amino-acid sequence MDVIIGADKDGFAMKEQVKKYLEEHQYRVADVTPEPAEDFVESSLAVTKKLLNSDAHKAIMFDRYGVGSAMASNKVKGMVTAVVEEENTAHMTAEHNGAKAIAIGTGITGYDRALVIIQRYLDTEYAGGRHQIRLDMLEKMI; translated from the coding sequence ATGGATGTCATTATTGGTGCAGACAAAGATGGCTTTGCAATGAAAGAACAAGTTAAGAAATATTTGGAGGAACATCAATATCGGGTCGCGGATGTGACGCCCGAACCAGCCGAAGATTTTGTTGAATCTTCACTGGCAGTTACCAAAAAGCTGCTAAACAGTGATGCGCACAAAGCCATCATGTTTGATCGTTACGGTGTCGGTTCTGCCATGGCTTCTAACAAAGTCAAAGGCATGGTTACCGCGGTCGTTGAAGAAGAAAACACTGCCCACATGACGGCTGAACATAATGGCGCCAAGGCAATTGCTATCGGTACCGGCATTACAGGTTATGATCGCGCACTGGTCATCATCCAACGTTATCTGGATACCGAATATGCTGGCGGCCGTCATCAAATCCGGCTCGACATGCTTGAAAAAATGATTTAA
- the lacC gene encoding tagatose-6-phosphate kinase has product MILTVTLNPSIDVSYPLDHLKIDTVNRVKTVRKTAGGKGLNVSRVIHLLDHDITATGFIGGYFGKWLENQLDHDGIAHNFFPIDAETRSSIAVLHDGGKQTEILEAGPTIAPEDASAFLDHFDKLLDQTDLLTISGSMPQGLPEDYYTQMIAHAGAKNVKVLLDTSGATLKSALEAPVKPLLIKPNEEELAGLLNRPVDKTDYATLKQALTDPIFDGVDWIVVSLGSAGAFVKHQDKFYHAAIPKIQVVNPVGSGDSTLAGLAMGIHDGKSDEDIMKTAMTTGMLNTMEAETGFVDPAKFAEYFAKVTIETY; this is encoded by the coding sequence ATGATCTTAACGGTTACATTAAATCCCTCAATCGACGTTTCCTATCCACTCGATCATCTTAAAATCGACACGGTCAATCGGGTTAAAACCGTTCGCAAAACTGCTGGTGGAAAAGGGTTAAACGTTTCCCGCGTCATTCATCTGCTTGATCATGACATCACGGCCACTGGCTTCATCGGCGGTTATTTTGGCAAATGGCTGGAAAATCAGTTGGATCACGATGGCATTGCCCATAACTTCTTTCCCATTGACGCCGAAACCCGCAGTTCGATTGCGGTATTGCACGATGGCGGCAAACAGACTGAAATTCTCGAAGCAGGCCCAACCATCGCGCCTGAAGATGCAAGTGCCTTCCTAGACCACTTTGATAAGCTACTTGATCAGACCGATTTGTTGACGATTTCAGGCTCAATGCCACAAGGGCTTCCTGAAGATTACTACACGCAAATGATTGCCCATGCCGGTGCCAAAAACGTGAAGGTGCTGCTAGACACATCCGGTGCAACCTTGAAATCAGCCCTTGAAGCACCCGTCAAGCCGCTGTTAATCAAGCCTAATGAAGAGGAACTCGCCGGCCTGCTCAATCGTCCGGTGGATAAGACTGATTACGCAACCTTGAAACAAGCTCTCACTGATCCGATTTTTGACGGCGTAGACTGGATCGTTGTTTCATTAGGGTCAGCCGGTGCTTTTGTTAAACATCAAGATAAGTTCTACCACGCCGCGATTCCTAAGATTCAGGTTGTCAATCCCGTTGGCTCAGGGGACTCAACACTTGCCGGTCTGGCGATGGGCATTCATGATGGCAAGTCCGATGAAGACATTATGAAAACCGCAATGACAACCGGCATGCTCAACACCATGGAAGCAGAAACCGGTTTTGTCGACCCCGCCAAATTTGCCGAGTATTTTGCTAAAGTCACCATTGAAACTTATTAA
- a CDS encoding exonuclease SbcCD subunit D: MRFLHTADWHIGKKLNDFDLLEDQQAVFEQLVTVAKQQQVDAIVIAGDLYDRALPSEAAVATLDHMLVTLNRKLNYPLLVISGNHDSAVRLRTGRSWFSATKMYVNTQLAEAFTPVELGDTQFFLLPYFEPFAVRDYFQDATITNVAQAIRPIVAKMKAQFKPDMRHILVSHFFAAGSDHSASETKVNVGGLDAVPIDDLAAFDYVALGHLHNHNALHAEPKIQYSGALLKYAVAEAKQEKGVYIVDTDTMARTFIPLTPQHDLIELKASYAELTDPDFYRQQDRDAYIGVDLTDTQVIPNVMAQLRKIYPRIISLRRENGVTAVKPLKQRQRDLDPLSLLKNFYAEMMQTDLTADQLKWAKAGLGEAESGQKQ; this comes from the coding sequence ATGCGATTTCTACACACAGCCGATTGGCATATTGGCAAAAAACTAAACGATTTTGACTTATTGGAAGATCAGCAGGCGGTGTTTGAACAATTGGTGACCGTTGCCAAGCAGCAGCAAGTCGATGCCATTGTCATTGCCGGCGATTTATATGACCGCGCTTTACCCAGTGAGGCCGCGGTGGCAACGCTTGATCATATGCTGGTAACGCTAAATCGTAAGCTGAATTATCCATTGTTGGTGATTTCCGGCAATCACGACTCGGCCGTCCGTCTACGTACTGGCCGGTCATGGTTTTCCGCAACTAAGATGTACGTCAATACGCAATTAGCCGAGGCATTTACTCCTGTTGAACTTGGTGACACTCAATTTTTCTTGCTACCTTATTTTGAACCGTTTGCTGTCCGTGATTATTTTCAGGATGCAACGATTACCAATGTAGCACAAGCCATTCGCCCGATTGTTGCCAAAATGAAAGCCCAGTTTAAACCCGATATGCGGCATATTTTGGTGAGTCATTTTTTTGCTGCCGGTAGTGATCATAGCGCTTCGGAAACAAAGGTTAACGTCGGCGGATTGGATGCAGTCCCGATTGATGACTTGGCAGCGTTTGACTATGTGGCGTTAGGTCATTTGCATAATCATAATGCGCTGCACGCCGAACCTAAGATTCAGTATAGTGGTGCCTTATTGAAATATGCGGTCGCTGAAGCCAAGCAGGAGAAGGGCGTCTACATTGTCGATACTGACACGATGGCGCGGACGTTTATTCCGTTGACGCCACAACATGACTTGATTGAGTTGAAAGCTAGCTATGCGGAATTGACTGATCCGGATTTTTATCGCCAGCAGGACCGCGATGCTTATATTGGCGTTGATCTAACCGACACGCAGGTGATTCCTAATGTCATGGCCCAGTTGCGGAAGATTTACCCAAGGATTATCAGTCTGCGCCGTGAAAATGGGGTCACCGCCGTAAAACCGTTAAAACAACGGCAGCGCGATCTCGATCCGCTGAGTTTGTTGAAGAATTTTTATGCTGAGATGATGCAAACAGATCTGACAGCGGATCAGCTGAAGTGGGCCAAAGCGGGACTTGGTGAAGCAGAAAGCGGGCAGAAACAGTGA
- a CDS encoding tagatose-bisphosphate aldolase, protein MTVTLTAGQFKHLQKLSDENNVISALAIDQRGSLKKMLAAAANKPADETTIVDFKKAVSEELTKYASSILLDPEYGLPAAKVRAPQAGLLLSYEKTGYDATEPGRFPDLIDNQSALRIKNEGGDAVKFLLYIDPDEPDSINDRKYAFVERVGAEAKANDLPLFLELVSYDGTLNETGTAAWAKVKPDKVIKITKEFSKPQYNVSVLKVEVPVDQKFVEGFTDEGVTPVYTKEEAAKYYKAQSDATDLPFIFLSAGVSNELFLEELKFAKEAGSTFNGVLCGRATWKPGVKPFAAEGEAAGKQWLETEGKANIDRLNKVLADTATPWTDKVSHE, encoded by the coding sequence ATGACAGTCACCCTTACTGCGGGCCAATTCAAGCATCTGCAAAAACTTTCCGACGAAAATAACGTTATCTCCGCGCTGGCAATTGATCAACGCGGTTCTTTAAAGAAAATGCTTGCAGCTGCAGCGAACAAGCCAGCTGATGAAACCACCATTGTCGATTTCAAGAAAGCGGTTTCTGAAGAACTAACCAAATACGCCAGTTCAATTTTGCTTGATCCGGAATATGGCCTGCCAGCTGCCAAAGTTCGTGCACCACAAGCCGGCTTGCTTCTCTCCTATGAAAAAACCGGCTACGATGCGACTGAACCTGGCCGTTTCCCGGATTTGATTGATAACCAAAGTGCTTTGCGCATCAAGAACGAAGGCGGCGATGCAGTCAAATTCCTGCTATACATCGACCCTGACGAACCTGATAGTATCAACGATCGTAAATATGCGTTTGTTGAACGGGTTGGTGCTGAAGCTAAGGCTAATGATTTGCCACTATTCCTGGAACTGGTTTCCTATGATGGTACGCTCAACGAGACTGGCACCGCTGCATGGGCTAAGGTTAAGCCGGACAAGGTCATCAAGATCACCAAGGAATTCAGCAAACCGCAGTACAATGTCTCCGTTCTAAAAGTCGAAGTCCCGGTTGATCAGAAGTTTGTTGAAGGCTTCACCGATGAAGGCGTAACCCCGGTTTATACCAAAGAAGAAGCTGCCAAATATTACAAAGCCCAGTCCGACGCAACCGATTTGCCATTCATCTTCCTGTCCGCTGGTGTTTCCAACGAATTGTTCCTTGAAGAACTCAAATTTGCTAAGGAAGCCGGTTCAACCTTTAACGGTGTGCTTTGCGGCCGGGCAACCTGGAAGCCAGGCGTTAAGCCATTTGCTGCTGAAGGCGAAGCTGCCGGCAAGCAATGGCTGGAAACGGAAGGTAAAGCTAACATCGATCGTTTGAACAAGGTTCTAGCGGATACTGCTACTCCTTGGACGGACAAGGTCAGCCACGAATAG
- a CDS encoding DUF4867 family protein: MSTLEKIQALNPDKTIYQLTDSAFSDYGVTYTQYDVSELQQFMDQQVPIPAPTAANRYIPSNPAMEKLPVVQQIGRDVFAGLPIEAGECAGHAEALTAVEFHQGSEVNVFFTDVVMVIGKRGQMHDGQFNAEKDAKLFFVPAGTVVEFFSDTLHYSPCEAHASGFKFIVMLIRGSNQPLPVGYHTDNPLIVKQNKFQVVHASRTDKINQGIKVGVTGKLVTVNHLD, translated from the coding sequence ATGTCAACTCTCGAAAAGATTCAAGCTCTGAATCCGGATAAGACGATCTATCAGTTAACCGATTCAGCGTTTTCCGATTACGGGGTCACCTATACACAGTATGACGTCAGCGAACTCCAACAGTTCATGGATCAGCAAGTCCCCATCCCCGCTCCGACTGCTGCCAATCGCTATATTCCTTCCAACCCCGCGATGGAAAAGCTCCCGGTGGTCCAACAGATTGGTCGTGATGTTTTTGCCGGCCTGCCAATCGAAGCCGGTGAATGTGCCGGACACGCCGAGGCTTTGACAGCAGTCGAATTTCACCAAGGCAGCGAGGTGAATGTTTTCTTCACCGATGTCGTGATGGTGATCGGTAAACGCGGGCAGATGCATGATGGTCAATTTAACGCGGAAAAGGACGCTAAGCTATTCTTCGTCCCTGCTGGCACTGTGGTTGAATTCTTCAGCGACACTTTGCATTACAGTCCCTGTGAGGCTCATGCAAGCGGATTTAAATTTATTGTCATGTTAATTCGCGGTAGCAATCAACCGTTACCAGTCGGCTATCACACCGACAACCCATTGATTGTTAAGCAAAACAAGTTCCAAGTCGTTCATGCCAGCCGCACCGACAAGATCAATCAAGGCATCAAAGTCGGCGTTACTGGCAAGCTAGTCACTGTCAATCACCTAGATTAA
- a CDS encoding DeoR/GlpR family DNA-binding transcription regulator: MLKDERLLTIRNLVDRKGIVTVNEIGESLGVSTMTVRRDLEELAERNELVRIHGGAQSTHFKPLTELSRNEKRSIHVNEKRKIAATIADIITSGDTIYIGPGTTNELIAQYLKKPDVRIITNSLPVFQSFQDRADYFSLKLIGGQLRERSGAFIGSLANEMLAHLTTTKAFISVNGIADNHISNASPEEGQTQRIALNNAGMKFVAADHFKLNRQDFYSFYDLDQTDGLITDPGISADDRQHYNTYTHVITDKTKKGE; this comes from the coding sequence ATGTTAAAAGACGAGCGCTTGCTAACAATCCGTAATTTAGTTGATCGTAAAGGGATTGTGACCGTTAACGAAATTGGTGAAAGTTTAGGCGTTTCAACCATGACTGTGCGACGGGATCTGGAAGAGCTTGCTGAAAGAAATGAGTTAGTCCGTATTCACGGCGGCGCACAGAGTACCCATTTTAAACCGCTAACCGAATTGTCCAGAAATGAGAAGCGGTCCATTCACGTCAACGAAAAGCGTAAAATCGCCGCTACCATTGCTGATATCATCACTTCAGGCGATACGATTTATATCGGGCCCGGCACAACGAATGAACTGATTGCACAGTACCTCAAGAAACCTGACGTCCGGATCATCACCAATAGTCTTCCCGTCTTCCAAAGCTTTCAGGACCGCGCCGATTACTTCTCGTTAAAACTGATCGGCGGCCAGCTCCGCGAACGATCAGGAGCCTTTATCGGAAGCTTGGCAAATGAGATGTTAGCTCACCTCACAACGACCAAAGCATTCATCAGTGTTAACGGTATCGCTGACAATCACATTAGTAACGCCAGCCCCGAAGAAGGTCAGACGCAGCGAATTGCGTTGAACAATGCGGGGATGAAATTTGTTGCTGCGGATCATTTCAAACTTAATCGGCAAGATTTCTACAGTTTCTACGACCTTGACCAAACAGACGGGCTTATCACTGATCCCGGAATCAGCGCCGACGATCGGCAACATTACAACACATATACGCATGTTATTACAGACAAAACAAAAAAAGGAGAATAG